Proteins from one Planctomyces sp. SH-PL62 genomic window:
- a CDS encoding HNH endonuclease, with protein sequence MVAEAVHGPAPTGRPEVEHLDGVKTANAPSNSEWVSHRENIRRASVVGLLTRGARHRDAKLSEDDVRAIRRRLSPHRETYREIALGYGVDPHLDQAAPDRPRVGLSPPSVQLVYIIVNHDNLIPPPGPPPGVVAPGWATCKSRRPLTTRAWPPRFAGGRTEETPT encoded by the coding sequence CTGGTCGCGGAAGCCGTCCACGGTCCCGCCCCGACGGGTCGCCCCGAGGTCGAACACCTCGACGGGGTCAAGACCGCCAACGCCCCGTCGAATTCGGAGTGGGTCTCGCACCGCGAGAACATCCGCCGGGCCTCGGTCGTCGGGCTGCTCACGCGGGGGGCCCGCCACCGCGACGCCAAGCTCTCCGAGGACGACGTCCGCGCGATCCGCCGCAGACTGTCGCCGCATCGCGAGACCTATCGGGAGATCGCCCTCGGTTACGGAGTCGACCCCCATCTCGATCAGGCGGCTCCAGACCGGCCGCGCGTGGGCCTGAGTCCGCCATCTGTGCAACTAGTGTACATAATTGTGAATCATGACAATCTAATTCCACCGCCCGGCCCGCCGCCGGGCGTGGTCGCGCCAGGTTGGGCTACGTGCAAATCGAGGCGTCCGCTTACAACTCGTGCATGGCCACCGCGGTTCGCAGGGGGCCGCACCGAGGAGACGCCGACGTGA
- a CDS encoding tyrosine-type recombinase/integrase, with protein MPRVVNRILSLRRHKASGRAYVQVDGRAHYLGKHGTREAAQAYERFVAEWLARDKRPAPVASGASVAEVIAAYMVHAIQYYRALTGEPTGEARNMADALGPVRRLYEATPAVEFGVRKLEAVRAVMVDSGLSREVVNSRVNRIRRAWRWAASQELVPAATVGELGMLAPLAKNRTTAPESRGVGPVSEDRMRAALPFMPAAVAAMVEFQFLTGCRVGEVLSMRAAEIDRSVEPWVYRPGRCKTDHHEDLRARMIPIGPKAAQVLEPFLAAAGEGFVFDPRESAGRRNVSQTYDRRSYRQAIVRACDRAPPHPELDAVPTSKRTEAQRRDLKAWRSRHRWSPLQLRHAAATRIRRLYGLEASQAVLGHAKMDVTQVYAERLDDLAKEIARATG; from the coding sequence ATGCCGCGCGTCGTGAACCGCATTCTATCCCTCCGCCGCCACAAGGCCTCGGGCCGCGCCTACGTCCAGGTCGACGGCCGCGCCCACTACCTCGGCAAGCACGGAACGCGAGAGGCCGCCCAGGCCTACGAACGCTTCGTCGCCGAATGGCTCGCCCGCGACAAGCGGCCCGCCCCTGTCGCGTCGGGTGCCAGCGTCGCCGAGGTCATCGCTGCCTACATGGTGCATGCGATCCAGTACTACCGGGCGCTGACGGGGGAACCTACGGGGGAGGCCCGCAACATGGCCGACGCCCTGGGGCCGGTACGACGGCTCTATGAGGCGACTCCGGCGGTCGAGTTCGGAGTTCGAAAACTCGAGGCCGTCCGTGCGGTGATGGTCGACTCCGGGCTCTCCCGGGAGGTCGTCAACTCCCGGGTAAACCGGATCCGCCGAGCCTGGCGGTGGGCGGCCTCGCAGGAGTTGGTCCCGGCCGCGACGGTCGGCGAGCTGGGGATGCTCGCGCCGTTGGCGAAGAATCGGACCACGGCCCCCGAGTCGCGTGGCGTCGGCCCCGTCTCAGAGGATCGCATGCGGGCCGCCCTGCCCTTCATGCCGGCCGCCGTCGCGGCGATGGTCGAGTTCCAGTTCTTGACCGGCTGCCGAGTCGGCGAGGTCCTCTCCATGCGGGCCGCTGAGATCGACCGGAGCGTCGAGCCCTGGGTGTACCGGCCGGGGCGATGCAAGACCGACCACCACGAGGACCTGCGGGCCCGGATGATCCCGATCGGTCCCAAGGCGGCCCAGGTCCTGGAGCCCTTCCTCGCGGCGGCCGGGGAGGGCTTCGTGTTCGATCCCCGCGAGTCAGCCGGACGACGCAACGTGAGCCAGACCTACGACCGCCGGAGCTACCGCCAGGCGATCGTCCGGGCCTGCGACCGGGCGCCCCCCCACCCGGAGCTCGACGCGGTCCCGACCTCGAAGCGAACGGAAGCCCAGCGTCGCGACCTGAAGGCATGGCGGTCGAGACATCGCTGGTCGCCTCTCCAACTCCGCCACGCGGCCGCGACGAGGATCCGGCGGCTCTACGGCCTCGAAGCCTCCCAGGCGGTCCTGGGCCACGCCAAAATGGATGTGACCCAGGTCTACGCCGAGCGGTTGGACGACTTGGCGAAGGAGATCGCCAGGGCGACCGGCTGA
- a CDS encoding ABC transporter ATP-binding protein: MKNFVRLVRFAWPYRYRFGISVACALMVALLAFMELGAVLPLLKILINNDNPQRWISTKIDSIAEDIERLAAQREELERVERAFAAGGNLSAPLSVRFQELEKVKKDIQTELESRERRVALPDQPGASSQVLVEETGKIQLLKREQRIIEARWSELSQGSRWLHESDRRALDRRVAAIDRERKNEEWWQKLYQGVKPTVYEYLPSDQFRTLGMLMGLVLIGVMIKGCFTFCQEVLVADVMQRTLFDVRNLFFRRTTNLDLASFSEQGSSDLMARFTNDMDWFGQGLNTILSKLIREPLRAVICMSGAFWFNWRLTCLTLVVVPISAYTTYRVGRVMKRAVRRSLESMSSIYKILQETFQGIKVVKAFGMERVERRRFFLETKNFYKKSIRVAMIDSMSDPVLELLTLITVAIALLSGSYLVLKQSMFLEIGPFKLQLASEVMAIEDLLTLYAIMAGVSDPIRKLSNVHSKLQRAAAASDRICALMDREPQVAESPQAVLSPAHRRTIEFDGVHFSYPGRDSLLQGITLTVHHGETVALVGPNGCGKSTLMNLLPRFWDVDSGAIRIDGVDVREIRGRSLRRMIGIVPQETILFQDSIARNIAYGDPGANRDAIVKAAERSYAHQFIMTLPDGYDTVIGERGHGLSGGQRQRIALARAMLRDPSILILDEATSAVDIQDEALIRKAIEEFSRGRTTFLISHSMGTIQFADRIVLIDDGRIAAVGTDQELKRSSPLYRRLHDIHYHRESA; encoded by the coding sequence ATGAAGAACTTCGTTCGCCTGGTGAGGTTCGCCTGGCCTTATCGCTATCGATTCGGGATCTCCGTCGCCTGCGCGTTGATGGTCGCGTTGTTGGCGTTCATGGAGTTGGGGGCCGTCCTCCCGCTCCTCAAGATCCTCATCAACAACGACAATCCGCAGCGATGGATCTCGACCAAGATCGATTCGATCGCCGAGGACATCGAGCGGCTCGCGGCCCAGCGGGAAGAGTTGGAGCGAGTCGAGCGGGCTTTCGCGGCGGGGGGCAACCTCTCCGCGCCCTTGAGCGTCCGATTCCAGGAGCTGGAGAAGGTCAAGAAGGACATCCAGACGGAGTTGGAGTCTCGCGAGCGCCGCGTCGCCCTTCCAGACCAGCCTGGGGCTTCCTCGCAGGTCCTGGTCGAGGAGACGGGCAAGATCCAACTGCTCAAGCGAGAGCAGCGGATCATCGAGGCTCGCTGGAGCGAGCTCAGCCAGGGGAGTCGTTGGCTGCACGAGTCCGACCGTAGGGCGCTCGACCGCCGTGTGGCGGCGATCGACCGAGAGCGAAAGAACGAGGAATGGTGGCAGAAGTTGTACCAGGGCGTGAAGCCCACGGTCTATGAATACCTGCCTTCGGACCAGTTCCGCACCCTGGGCATGTTGATGGGCCTGGTGCTGATCGGGGTGATGATCAAGGGGTGTTTCACCTTCTGTCAGGAAGTTTTGGTGGCCGACGTGATGCAGCGCACGCTGTTCGACGTCCGCAACCTGTTCTTCCGAAGGACGACGAATCTGGACCTCGCGAGCTTCTCGGAGCAGGGTTCGTCGGACCTGATGGCCCGGTTCACCAACGACATGGACTGGTTCGGCCAGGGGCTCAACACCATCCTGAGCAAGCTGATCCGCGAGCCGCTGCGGGCGGTGATCTGCATGTCGGGGGCGTTCTGGTTCAACTGGAGGCTCACCTGCCTGACGCTCGTCGTCGTGCCGATTTCGGCCTATACGACCTACCGGGTCGGCCGAGTGATGAAGCGGGCCGTGCGGCGGTCGCTGGAGAGCATGTCGTCGATCTACAAGATCCTCCAGGAGACGTTCCAGGGGATCAAGGTCGTCAAGGCGTTCGGCATGGAGCGGGTGGAGCGCCGGCGGTTCTTCCTGGAGACGAAGAACTTCTACAAGAAGAGCATCCGGGTCGCGATGATCGACTCGATGTCCGACCCTGTGCTGGAGCTGCTGACGCTGATCACGGTGGCGATCGCGCTGCTCTCCGGGTCTTACCTGGTGCTGAAGCAATCGATGTTCCTGGAGATCGGCCCGTTCAAGCTCCAGTTAGCGTCGGAAGTGATGGCGATCGAGGACCTGCTGACGCTCTACGCGATCATGGCGGGGGTCTCTGATCCGATCCGGAAGCTGTCCAACGTCCACTCCAAGCTCCAGCGGGCCGCCGCGGCGTCCGACCGCATCTGCGCCCTGATGGATCGCGAGCCCCAGGTCGCCGAGTCGCCCCAGGCGGTCCTGTCGCCGGCGCACCGGCGGACCATCGAGTTCGACGGAGTCCATTTCTCCTACCCGGGACGCGACTCCCTGCTGCAAGGCATCACCCTGACCGTCCATCACGGCGAGACCGTCGCGCTCGTCGGTCCCAACGGCTGCGGGAAGTCGACCCTGATGAACCTGCTCCCGAGGTTCTGGGACGTCGACTCGGGCGCGATCCGGATCGACGGCGTGGACGTCCGCGAGATCCGCGGTCGGAGCCTGCGGCGGATGATCGGCATCGTCCCGCAAGAGACGATCCTGTTCCAGGACTCGATCGCCCGGAACATCGCATACGGCGATCCGGGGGCGAACCGAGACGCCATCGTCAAGGCGGCCGAGCGTTCCTACGCCCACCAGTTCATCATGACGCTGCCGGACGGCTACGACACCGTCATTGGCGAACGCGGGCACGGACTCTCCGGAGGCCAGCGTCAGCGGATCGCCCTGGCTCGGGCCATGCTCCGCGACCCCTCCATCCTGATCCTCGACGAGGCCACGAGCGCCGTGGACATCCAGGACGAGGCCCTGATCCGCAAGGCCATCGAGGAGTTTTCCAGGGGCCGGACGACGTTCCTG